ACCTGTTCCAGTAATTCAGTCTGTCCTAGGAACAACCCAGAATGTCACTTATGAGAAATGTGACCAGTAATAACCATCTGCATTATGTCATCTGTATTATTTACAGATTACAAGACATCTGAATAACTGCATGCTATTTAGGAATTTCCTGTAATTTCTTATTGCAAAGAGGAGCAGGTTGCATTTCATAAACTCTACGTTGTTCCtgttggtttaaaataatccattAGCGCTTATTAGCTTGAAATCAATTGCTAATCAAGACTAGCTTGAATCAAGGCTAACGTAGGCTCTTTTGTCTTTTTACCCTCTGtttatattactgttgtgttgtcGCAGGTCATTGCCAACACAGCTGCCAAGTCAgtaacagtttttaaatatgaaatagtTGAAGCATGGCCTTGAAGCATTGCCTTGTGCATTACTGTAGTCATGGTTTGCATGCTTAAGTTTTTaactcttaaaggggcagttcacccaaaaatgaaaattatttatttactcaactcaaattgttccaaatctgtataaatgtctttgttctgatgaacacagagaacgatatttggaagaatgcttgtgaccaaacagttcatggccaccattgactgcatAGTAGGAAAGATTGCTTCATAAATGTATttgatctgttgaacacaaaagaagatattttgaaagcaaacagttctggggcacttttgactaattTTTCCTAATTCTTACCAttgcagtcaatggtggccaagaactgtttggtaacaagcattctttcaaatagctttctgttcatcagaacaaagaaacttgagggtgagtaaatgatgacagaatttttattttggggtgaactgtccctttaaatgttcacattttgaacattttgagtgaaatattaaactttaaaactggataaatatgtcattttgtttggttttaacTGGCTTTTAAAAGGTTTTTTGCATTGCATCTTTTGCCcatacaaaaaatgtgttaGGATTAGTCGTGTGTACAAGTACAGTAACTTAATATGAATGTAACAAATACGctttcataataaaaaatataatattcgTAAAAATGAGacttttgaaataaattatTACTTGTTTGTTGTAACAAATTGTTACATTTAAGTTAATGATTAACAAATAACTGCCAAAGTGTAGCTCTAATAATATGCTTACATAGAACTGCAACTCAGTGCGTATAACCTACACAAATGCAGTAGGTAACTCATTgctaatttatttttttctacatttgttTCTGGTTCCTCATCGTCCCGACCTCATCTACACTATCACACGGTTTCTACCCATGACACTCAACTCATCTGAACCTTGACAGCCAAGAGTACGTTCCCAGCTTCAATCCCATCGCACTGAAGGACTCAGCTCTATCTACTCACAAGCCCATCGAGGTGAAGGGCCCCGGTGGAAAAGCCACTATCATTCATGCCCAGTACAACACTCCTATTAGCATGTACTCTCAGGATGCCATTATGGACGCCATTGCTGGTCAAGCCCAAGCCAGAGGCAACGAGATGAGGTGAGGCTTTAACTCTCAAAATCATTCCTTGTCATGCAATTTAAAAAGGACTATCGGTGCTTGGGTGGAAAACCGAGGTAGGAAGGTATTATTCCACATCGAAACTAACGTTGCACATTTTGTACACTAGAGGTGatcatttctcatttttatatttaaaatgtccTAAATATCATCTGTAAATGTCCCTTCATATTGTACCATACATAGCAGAAAGAGCTAAATAGACCAAACCACATGTCTGGGGCAATTTAAAAGATATTTATAAGATATGTGTATAAACTTGATTTGTGGGTTTTCTTTCTGCTTAAAATTGTCTCACTTCATCTTCAACCAATCACCCAACCAACACCAACTCATCACTCATCTTTGTCCCGTCCCCTGTTGCTTGTCCCCTCCCTCCATGTGACACGACTTCGTCTTTTCCCCTCCCATTCTGGTTCATCGTGTGATTGACAGTGATGACCCCGCTGGATCCCCCCTGGCGTAAGTACTCACAATCTATTTAGAGCCATCACAGTTACATTCATCTCAGTTTTCTgatctgttaaaaacacatttcatcaatttaaaatgaacacaaacgGATTGTTTACATattcttattaaaataatacacaTCTGTAATTATTCCACAGttagcatttatttttgtatgtacagATAAAATGCTGTCCTTTCTATCTACTATTGAATCCACTCAAAAAAAGGCATTTTTGGTTAAGAATCGAAAATACTGACCTATGTAATCACAATCAAAAGAACACGATGAACATCTGAtctagttttattttttctctcttttgggAATTAGTTCACTTCCTATTAAGGACCCTCTTGTGGACAGTGCTTCTCCTGTCTACCAGGCTGTGATCAAACCCGATGATAAGGAACCTGAGATGTCTGAGTGGGCCCGGCGTGCTGCCAACCTGCAGTCCAAGTCCTTCCGCATCCTTGCTCATATCACAGGAACGGAGTATAGTGAGTCAAACCTTTCTGTACTTCAGTGTTAAACACTCTAACATCCAGAATAATTATTCTAGAGTTAATTTTGGAGATTTAAGTCCAGATATAATAGAATCATCATTtcattcataattatttatccTTGCTTTCATAACAGTGCAAGATCCAGATGAGGAGGCTCTTAGAAAATCGAGGTAATCTGTGTTGCTTGGACACTGTGTTGAGCCACATAAAGGCCTGCTGGTTTGAACCATGATgtggttttatttcaaatttctCTTATGTCTTTACATTCCTGTCTTACAGGGAGAAATTTGAATCAGAGGTAAAAGGCCCACGGTTTGCCAAACTGAAAAACTGGCATCATGGTCTGTCTGCACAGATCCTTAACATCCAAGGGTAAATCCCAGCTGCTGGTGCTACTGGACAGAAGTTACTAAAATAACAATCAAGAAGGATAAGAGAAGGCCGTGTAAAATAAGGGTGCAATAGGCAGAGAAGAGGATTCTAGTGACTGGAATGTGAGTTAGAGTTATAAACTAGCCTGTAAGTTAATTAAAAAAAGCTTCTGTGTTTGATGTCCATATGTCTGTTTGTTCAATGTGACTTTCAGCCACTGAAACATAGTGCATAGTTctcagttgttgttttttgcattCTTTTCCCTTTACTTTTGGCTGCTCTGTTATCCTAAATTATTGCTGAATGGCAAATTGCCTAAATTAATTGCTTGTGTAAAGAATTAAACCTGAGAGAAAGTAGAAAATATAAGTACCACATCCACTGCATTACATTACAGCACAGCACACAttgaaaacaaaccaaatgtaCTATTGTTAATGTGAATAAACAATATTACTTTTAACCAAATTAAAGTGTACGTTTCATTGCTGTGCGTGATGAAATCATGTAAATCATGACAATAAATCTGTTTAGTGAACTAGGTTTGATGAAAAAGCACATCATTTTGCaatgaaaaaatgtgaaatttcaTTGATGACCTGTAGATTACACAATTTACAGTGAAAAAACTGTATTGCTAATATCAGTTCgacgtttgtgtttatattcacTCATGCTTATGTTAttcttataataaaaatatttttgttcattcattatttatcaTTATAACGAATCGGGTGTGTTAGTCCTCGTTTGAACAGCAGATGGCATCCACGGCTTTCGGTTTTTGGCTGATCTCCTCCCATTCTACAACCTCTCCCTCTCCAGCTTGTTTTCAACGCGCGAATCGGCTGCGTTCAGCCGCGCATTCGTCATTGGAGGACCGGAGAAGCGGGATGCCGTGATTGGAGGACTGACGGAGCGCAGTGCTGTGATTGGAGGACTGAATCAGGACCGATCGCGTTACGCGCAAGAGTGGAATGTTCCCTCACACAGGGCACAACTGGAGAGAAAAGAGCGAAAGAGACCGTAAAACCAGAGAAAACCGTTCACGAAAGCTGGAGAAAATAATCGAAAATCCAGTCAGGGAAGGTCTGTGTGATCTACGCTTTTAGAAGGCATTCGGCACGAGTAAAATCGGTCATCATTTTAAGGATTTTAAGTTGTTTTGGTGGCTTCACCAATAGGTAAGTGGGAATTCCGGATATTTGCGTGACGATTCTCTATCTTTCCGGTAGTGGAGGTGGTGAAAGTTTGTTTCTCTGCCCGTGCTTtcattttgcaataaatggACGCTTTAATTAACATTAAGACTTGATTTTTCAACGAATtgcttatttaaaatgcatcgtTAATGTACATGTTTACTTTATTCGTTCAACGCTAACTCATAAATGGCAAGCTCCTGTAACGTCGGGCCCAAAGCTCATATAGCCACATAAGtctgatatttatttatttattcattcgtgGTATAAACTCATGTTTTACGGTATTTTATCACATTTTACCGCATACTAGACAAACGTAGATAACTGTATGGCTGCATGTAgtgtgttgtatttttgtgtggtGTTACTTTGATAAcatctttgtttgtgtattgTTGTCGCGTGTCCAAACATGCAACATAAAAATGGGCTGTCTGGTTATGTTGTGTTAGACTGGCCTTTGTCAGTAACTTAGTTGAATACATTTTGAATTAAGTTTTGACTACGGAGGTGTGTTGTCTTGGTATTGTTTTTGCTAAATGTTAAGTTATTTACATCAATGCTGTCAGTGTACGGTATACAATCTACATGCATGCAAAATCCCTAACGAAatataaccatggttttactacagtaatcaTTAGTTAGTTGAACTATGGTATTAGTAAAGCCATAGTAACAAGAAATGTACTATTCTCTCATGACAGTAACATAGTAACAAGATGACACATTTGTTGTATGCCTCAGTTTTTGGTCCTTTTTTCGCAACCACATTAGAATTGTGTTGATATAGTGTGTTCCATTTTGTGAATACAAGTAAATATGGATACCAATTTTGTATATCTACATTAAGTCTATAGAATTTCGATGACTAATATAAGTGTTTGGATCAACATTTCGATAGTTCACCTTTGCCAAATTATTGTGCATTTTTTGCTATGAGTTATTGATCGGTGACATTTGTGTTTCGCTCAGTGTTTCTTCAAAGTTGTTTTATACAAAGACGTTTAAAAATGTCTCCAAGTAAATCTTTTTTTGGTCCTGACCCTCAATAAAACCCCAAGAAAATGAACAGACTCATTATTAGTCCCAGGGGCAATTAAACATGGAGACAAAGATAAATCTCTTACCGTGAGAGCAGCGTCTCTATCCATATATCTTAATTTACTGTGGTATTGGTCTTTCAGATTTATCGAGGGAAAAAACAGGAGAAAGATCCAAATGAAAAACGGAGAGCTAAGGGAGGGTTGAGGTCTCTTCTGAGGAGCCCACTTTTTTAGTGATGGGTGTTAAGAGACACAAATAGACTGAATACCTGTAGTGTATTTCCTGGCTTAATATGTAATTGAGGCAGATTTGAAATAATACTGGCAAGTTTAATTTTAGCAGATggggactttaaagggataattcacccaaaaatgaaaattgtcatcctttactcaccttcgagttgtttcaaatctgtatacatttctttgttctgatgaacacagagaaagatatttggaagaatgcttataatcagACAGATTTTACGATCAAGTAATTTTTCAACGGGggtcaaaatctgtctggttataagcaacCTATAAGCAAACCTGGTTATAAGGTTATGAATGACATATTATCAGGAATATTTGCCTGAGGCCAACCTTGCCTTTGAAACAGGTATTTACACATAGTCTCTATCAGATAAAGATGTCCTGTGAAAGAGGTTTGTTCTCACCACTATTTGGCACTGATTTCTGCCTATTTCCATGATTGCACATCAACTTGCATGTTCGTAAGTGCAAGATGTGGGCTCGACAACAAAGACAACCCCTTAACCACCCCTCCTTACAGCAAACAAACCTTCTGATCTTTTGATCCTGCAGCCATGGGCCAGAAAAGGGCCTGCGCTCTGCTTGCAACTAAAATAGAAGAGCAGGAGTGGGAGGGGAGGGGAAGAGAGAACCAAATCTAATTTTCTTCCTAAGAGCCAGGCTTTCTTTATTCATATATCGTTACGGCTGTATTTAAAGGAGAAATGTTGGCCCGTTACCTCCATGCGCAACTTGCTCTTTATTCTTCAGCCCGTGGGTCTTCGTCTGGCCCTGGAAGTGGAAGGGGGGAggtgagagggagagagaggagagtgaAGTATGGGGGAGCTAGAAGGAGAGTCAGGTTTCGGCCCTTATTTGCTCTAAGCTCAAAGAAGAAAGCAATATCACTCAGACTCAAATCTTCCATGCTTTGATTCGCTTATTGTAGTGTTCAAATGGGCTCGAGGTGCTatgtgttgtgcttttattgtaAGTTGGTGGGCTGCTAAACATTGTGTTTGCTGTAGTCTCATAGGATAGTGTTCTGTTGTTTTGCGTTGTGTAAGTCACCTTGGCTGTAATAAGACATGCTTGTGAAAAGCCAACGGAGGGCTAGTTTCGTAGCATTGAATGGCAGCAGAAATTGAGTCTAGGGAGATTGTATCGCTCTCTGCAGTAACAGTGTCCCTGTTTATTTCCATTTTACTGCAGGGATGGGTGGAGCACACATCGCCACTCTGCAAATCTTTTCTCACTAAGCGTTATCTTTAAACCTTAATGAATGCCAAGTCTACAAATAACCTGTTGGCAAGTAAAGAATGGTTCTGTTGAGAAGCTTCGAGCTTCATCTTGAAGCACTCTTTCAGGCTGTTGAGTTTTTCCAAGACAAAAACTAGGTTCGGAGTTGGCATGGGCGCATGGGCTTTTTACCAGGTGAGATTTGAAAACCGCAAGTAATTTACTCCTTGTTAGGCCCTTACAATGCAGAACACCCTCATGTTGAGGGTGCTCAATGTAATACCTTTTTACATGTCACTCTctttatctttctctgtatAGGAAATGCCATGTCTTTCAGGAGTTTTTGTTGGGGGGTGCAGTTGTGAACAGAGCACAATAGAGTAGGGTTGGTTGCAGTTAGCTGAGCGTGCAGAGTACTCATGCTTCCATTATTGGCAGTGCAGAGACCTCCCAATGTTTAGTCGTGCCATATGCCAGTGCTACTTTATATAAACATTGATCAATCAGGTGGTGACTTGCCACTTTGACAAATTCATatgcattttgtcattttttatgaatcgttttattaaatgtttctcTTTTGCATTGACATGC
This genomic window from Triplophysa rosa linkage group LG18, Trosa_1v2, whole genome shotgun sequence contains:
- the ldb3b gene encoding LIM domain-binding protein 3b, which translates into the protein MSNYTVTLSGPAPWGFRLQGGKDFNMPLTISRITPGSKAASGSLNQGDIITVIDGVSTERMTHLEAQNKIKSATTKLSLTMQRSRRPAPVPTATQRMDSPMPVIPHQKVIANTAANQEYVPSFNPIALKDSALSTHKPIEVKGPGGKATIIHAQYNTPISMYSQDAIMDAIAGQAQARGNEMSDDPAGSPLASLPIKDPLVDSASPVYQAVIKPDDKEPEMSEWARRAANLQSKSFRILAHITGTEYMQDPDEEALRKSREKFESEVKGPRFAKLKNWHHGLSAQILNIQG